GGCTACGCGCATTAGTTGGCGAGCCTGATGGCAGTAAGATTGTACGCGCTGAAATTCGCGGACCAATCGAGCAAGCAGAGCAATTGGGAGAAACTCTCGCAGAGCAACTGCTTAACGATGGTGCTCGCGATATTTTAGACCGTTTATACGGTAACGCGTAATGACAGTGCTGATCACCCGCCCTGCCCCCGATTGTTATCAATTGGCAGAGCAACTTAATGCTGCGGCGATCAGCGCAATAGCCCAACCGCTACTAACCTTAAAAGCTGGTGATGGACTTTCTTCATTATTGCTACAAATCAATGCATTAAAAGCCGGTGATTATATTATTGCCGTGAGTCATCATGCAGTAACATTTGCGCACGATTACTTGATATCTCAAGGTGCAGCATGGCCAAAAAACGTGCATTATATAGCTGTTGGTCATAAAACTGCTGCAACATTGACAAAATTGAGCGGACAGAAAGTATTATCACCAGAACATCGCTGTGATAGCGAAGGGTTATTAGCCTTACCCGAACTTGCGCATGTTAAAGATTGTAACATACTGATCTTAAGAGGGAATGGTGGCAGAGAACTGATCCATCAAGCATTAACGGCACGCCACGCAGTAGTCAACTATTGCGAAACTTATCAGCGATGTTGGCTTGATCTCGATGGCGAGAAATTAGCGACACAATGGCAACATCAACAATTGGATACTCTTGTTATTACCAGTGCTGAACAGCTAGTATTTTTAACAACAAGGATCCCAGCTCAATATTTGACTTGGTTTCTCAATTGCCACCTTCTCGTCCCAAGTCAAAGAGTGGCAGAGCAAGCAATAACGCTTGGCTTTGTGAATATTTCCACCGTGGGCAGTGCCTCCAATCATGCACTCTTCACGTTCCTAAGCAACTTTAGCTAAACGGAATAATTAGGATGACAGAAAAATCTAACAACAATAACGCAGCAGAACAGCCAAAGCAGGACAAGCCAACCACGGCAGCAACGTCTACTCCGGCTAAAGAAGCGCCAAAAAAAGCAACCAAAGAGCAACCTAAAGCACCAGTAAAAACAGAGAAATCTGAAAAAAAATCAGGGAGCAAAACAGGGTTGGTTGCGATTGCATTAGTTATCGCACTCGGTGGTGGGCTTTACTATCACGGTCATCAGCAAGGATTGCAGCAGCAACAACATATTGATGCGCTCCAACAACAAATTGCTAGCATGAAAGCAGCGATGCAAAACGATCAAAAAGAAACCATTACTCTTATTAATGGCGGATTACGCAGTGCTGAAGTTAGCCTAAGCCAACAGCAAAAATCGATTGCAGCTCTGCAGACTACAGTCACTGAGCTTAAAGGCAATAGTCCGAATGATTGGCTATTAGCCGAAGCGGATTACCTAGTGAAAATGGCGGGACGTAAACTCTGGTTAGAGCATGATGTCACCAGTGCAACGTTATTGCTTGAGTCTGCCGATCATCGTATCGCAGAACTGAATGATCCAAGCTTGAAGAACCTACGCCAAGCAATGAGCAATG
Above is a genomic segment from Photobacterium angustum containing:
- a CDS encoding uroporphyrinogen-III synthase, with product MTVLITRPAPDCYQLAEQLNAAAISAIAQPLLTLKAGDGLSSLLLQINALKAGDYIIAVSHHAVTFAHDYLISQGAAWPKNVHYIAVGHKTAATLTKLSGQKVLSPEHRCDSEGLLALPELAHVKDCNILILRGNGGRELIHQALTARHAVVNYCETYQRCWLDLDGEKLATQWQHQQLDTLVITSAEQLVFLTTRIPAQYLTWFLNCHLLVPSQRVAEQAITLGFVNISTVGSASNHALFTFLSNFS